In Camelina sativa cultivar DH55 chromosome 16, Cs, whole genome shotgun sequence, a single window of DNA contains:
- the LOC109129647 gene encoding defensin-like protein 278 codes for MKSSFTFTIFFFVLLLTSCEVMSARMQESTNNILTMPCNTNEDCAKSCRGPFHNCQNHSCQCVEGNPNCC; via the exons ATGAAGAGCTCCTTCAcgttcaccatcttcttctttgttcttctccttACCTCTT gtgAGGTGATGAGCGCGAGGATGCAAGAGAGCACAAACAATATATTGACTATGCCATGCAATACCAATGAAGACTGTGCTAAGTCTTGCAGAGGTCCATTCCACAACTGCCAAAATCATAGTTGTCAATGCGTAGAAGGAAATCCTAATTGTTGCTAG
- the LOC104754160 gene encoding uncharacterized protein LOC104754160 translates to MWRDSVGIKILHSDKRIIDVQVKWQDKVFYLSCIYGDPVRGARGGVWERLTRIGISRSGPWMLTGDFNELVDPSEKIGGLRRELATCLEFQQMLRACGLWEIKHRGYQFSWFGNRNDELVQCRLDRTVANQEWSKLFPQGQATYLKKVSSDHSPLINSLMGENWRKWASFKYDQRWVQREGFVNHFNQVWNSEEVRQADSLVAKISLCRKGISRWKRQSKLNSAIRIQSLHHQIDLATQQRHSNPEEVHRLKQDLNAEHLREEIFWQQKSRSSWLNNGDKNTKYFHATTKNRRAQNRIQILEDDEGKQWSADKDLGRVAEQFFRKLYTSEDVGYKLQMMSEIIPLISREMNEYLLTEVTVEEVKRAVFDINPNKCPGPDGMTGFFFQQFWDVIGEDIVNMVKTFFQSGKLEKDINRTNICLIPKKLKAVKLAEFRPISLSNVVYKIISKVMAKRLTSLLPDIISETQAAFIKGRLITDNILIAHELLHALSSNNKCAEEFIAIKTDLSKAFDRVEWQFLDDAMQSLGFSEHWRAMIMECVSSVQYQVLINGSPSNNKCAEEFIAIKTDLSKAFDRVEWQFLDDAMQSLGFSEHWRAMIMECVSSVQYQVLINGSPYGDIRPTRGLRQGDPLSPYLFLICTEMLVKMFQHAENNGKITGLQVARGSPPITNLLFADDSMFYCKKSDSEINQVISIIEEYSLASGQRVNYEKSSVYFGKLIPDEERGNIKHNLGINQEGGEGIYLGLPESFKGSKVNTLSYLKERMHQKVNGWQSLFLSPGGKEVLLKAVAMALPTHTMSCFKLPTAICKQLTSVMSDFWWQNKQDSRGMHWTAWEKLSKPKAVGGLGFRDIEDFNLALLGKQLWRMITHKDSLLARVYKSRYFKHSDPLSASLGNRPSFAWRSIHASQKIIKQGARAVIGNGASVNIWQHQWVEEKPSRGISRMKVIPPQFQRIASSVNSVQDLLLPSGKDWNETLLELLFEDADRVCIRGLRPGSATTKDVYAWDYSRSGHYSVKSGYWVATQVIKGKDQPQFVLQPSLDLLYQQIWKLDAPPKLHHFIWRCISNNLSVAGNLYHPHISREASCIRCPNARESTNHLLFTCPLSRLVWAISPIPAPPEGDWSNSIYANLFWVFNYHKELPSQENLSSLSPWILWRIWKNRNNLIFKGREYEAISLINKAKEDAEEWSQRLELRGIKHPNPPGSLNRNKWIKPSQDWVKCNSDGAWPHDGDTGGLGWVLRDNRGKILWAGVRLVSKTRTVLEIEAEAFRWAVINLVRLQYPRVIFESDSQTLVDLLNGEGSRPTIDPIVQDIRHHLPLFDQCKVVFIKRSGNGVADRIAQESLSFQNFDPKLYAIEPSWLKSLVDADIV, encoded by the exons ATGTGGAGAGACTCGGTGGGGATTAAAATACTTCATTCTGATAAGAGGATCATTGATGTGCAAGTGAAATGGCAGGATAAAGTTTTCTATCTGTCGTGTATCTATGGTGACCCTGTTAGAGGTGCAAGAGGAGGTGTTTGGGAAAGATTGACAAGGATAGGGATCTCTAGAAGTGGACCATGGATGTTAACAGGCGATTTCAACGAATTGGTGGATCCATCAGAGAAGATAGGAGGGCTGAGAAGAGAGCTGGCAACATGTCTGGAATTTCAACAAATGCTTCGAGCATGTGGCCTTTGGGAGATCAAACACAGAGGTTATCAGTTCTCTTGGTTCGGGAACAGGAACGACGAACTGGTGCAGTGCAGATTGGACAGAACAGTTGCAAACCAAGAATGGTCTAAGTTATTCCCACAAGGACAAGCCACCTATCTTAAGAAAGTAAGTTCGGATCACAGTCCATTGATAAATTCTCTGATGGGTGAAAACTGGAGGAAATGGGCTAGCTTTAAATATGATCAGCGATGGGTGCAAAGGGAAGGCTTCGTGAATCATTTCAATCAAGTATGGAATTCAGAAGAAGTGCGACAAGCGGATTCTTTAGTCGCAAAAATATCTTTATGCAGAAAAGGTATATCAAGATGGAAAAGACAGAGTAAGCTAAATTCTGCGATTAGAATCCAGTCTTTGCATCACCAGATTGATCTTGCTACCCAACAAAGGCACTCTAACCCAGAAGAAGTGCATCGGCTCAAACAAGATCTTAATGCAGAACATCTTCGAGAAGAAATCTTCTGGCAGCAAAAGAGCCGATCTAGTTGGTTGAACAATGGGGACAAAAATACCAAGTACTTTCATGCAACGACCAAAAATAGAAGAGCCCAAAACAGGATCCAAATTTTAGAAGATGATGAAGGTAAACAATGGTCTGCTGATAAAGATCTTGGAAGAGTGGCTGAGCAGTTTTTCCGGAAGTTGTATACTTCTGAAGATGTGGGATATAAACTGCAGATGATGTCAGAGATAATTCCTCTTATTTCCAGGGAGATGAATGAGTATCTTCTGACTGAAGTAACAGTGGAGGAGGTTAAAAGAGCTGTTTTTGACATCAATCCAAATAAATGTCCAGGCCCAGATGGAATGACAGGTTTCTTTTTCCAACAGTTTTGGGATGTCATTGGCGAGGACATAGTTAATATGGTCAAGACGTTCTTTCAATCAGGCAAATTGGAGAAGGATATTAACAGAACAAACATCTGCCTGATTCCAAAGAAGTTGAAAGCAGTGAAGCTTGCGGAGTTCCGGCCAATAAGTCTAAGTAATGTGGTGTACAAAATCATCAGTAAGGTGATGGCAAAGCGCTTGACGAGTCTATTGCCAGACATCATTTCAGAAACGCAAGCAGCTTTTATCAAGGGAAGACTTATCACTGATAATATCCTGATAGCTCATGAACTCCTTCATGCGCTTAGCTCAAATAATAAATGTGCGGAGGAGTTTATAGCCATCAAAACTGATCTATCAAAAGCTTTCGATAGAGTTGAGTGGCAGTTTCTAGATGATGCTATGCAATCCTTGGGCTTCTCTGAACATTGGCGGGCTATGATTATGGAGTGTGTGAGCAGCGTTCAGTATCAAGTCCTCATTAATGGGTCCCC CTCAAATAATAAATGTGCGGAGGAGTTTATAGCCATCAAAACTGATCTATCAAAAGCTTTCGATAGAGTTGAGTGGCAGTTTCTAGATGATGCTATGCAATCCTTGGGCTTCTCTGAACATTGGCGGGCTATGATTATGGAGTGTGTGAGCAGCGTTCAGTATCAAGTCCTCATTAATGGGTCCCCGTATGGAGATATTCGACCAACAAGAGGCCTCCGCCAAGGGGACCCATTATCACCATACTTATTCCTCATTTGCACCGAAATGCTAGTTAAGATGTTCCAGCATGCTGAGAATAATGGAAAGATAACTGGATTGCAAGTTGCAAGAGGTTCTCCTCCTATCACCAACCTCTTATTTGCTGATGATAGCATGTTTTACTGCAAGAAATCAGACTCAGAGATCAATCAAGTAATCAGTATTATTGAGGAGTACAGTCTTGCATCGGGTCAGCGGGTCAATTACGAGAAGTCCAGTGTGTATTTCGGGAAGCTTATCCCAGATGAGGAACGAGGGAATATCAAACATAATCTGGGGATAAATCAAGAAGGAGGGGAGGGTATTTACCTTGGATTACCGGAATCATTTAAGGGTTCCAAGGTTAATACGCTGAGCTATCTCAAGGAGCGCATGCATCAAAAGGTCAACGGATGGCAATCTCTGTTCTTGTCACCCGGAGGAAAGGAAGTTCTTTTAAAGGCAGTAGCCATGGCTTTGCCAACACACACGATGTCATGCTTTAAGCTTCCCACAGCAATATGCAAGCAATTGACTTCTGTAATGTCAGATTTCTGGTGGCAAAACAAACAGGATTCGAGAGGTATGCACTGGACTGCCTGGGAGAAACTGAGTAAGCCAAAAGCTGTGGGAGGACTAGGCTTTCGAGATATTGAGGATTTCAATCTCGCGTTATTGGGGAAGCAGCTTTGGAGAATGATCACACACAAGGATTCTTTGCTCGCAAGAGTTTACAAAAGTCGCTACTTCAAGCACTCAGACCCTTTGTCTGCCTCTTTAGGGAACCGACCCTCTTTTGCCTGGAGAAGTATACATGCTTCACAAAAGATAATCAAACAAGGAGCGAGAGCAGTAATAGGGAATGGAGCAAGTGTTAACATCTGGCAGCATCAGTGGGTCGAAGAAAAACCAAGTAGAGGAATCAGTCGGATGAAAGTGATCCCTCCACAATTCCAGCGGATAGCCTCTTCAGTGAATTCTGTGCAGGATCTACTACTACCTTCTGGTAAGGATTGGAATGAGACCCTATTAGAACTTTTGTTTGAGGATGCGGACAGGGTTTGTATAAGGGGATTGAGACCGGGTAGTGCAACCACCAAAGATGTCTATGCATGGGATTACTCAAGGTCCGGTCATTATAGTGTCAAGTCTGGGTATTGGGTAGCAACTCAGGTGATAAAGGGGAAGGATCAACCTCAATTTGTGCTTCAGCCCAGCTTGGATCTCTTATACCAACAAATATGGAAGCTGGATGCACCGCCAAAACTACACCACTTTATTTGGAGATGTATAAGCAATAACCTCTCAGTTGCAGGGAACCTATACCATCCCCACATATCAAGAGAGGCAAGCTGTATCCGATGCCCCAACGCTAGAGAATCAACAAATCATCTCTTGTTTACATGCCCATTATCCAGACTAGTTTGGGCAATCTCTCCAATTCCTGCTCCTCCGGAGGGTGATTGGTCAAACTCGATATATGCTAACCTGTTCTGGGTTTTTAATTACCATAAGGAGCTCCCCTCTCAAGAGAACCTCTCCTCTCTATCTCCTTGGATTCTCTGGAGAATTTGGAAAAACCGCAATAATCTCATCTTCAAGGGCAGAGAATATGAGGCAATTAGTTTAATCAACAAGGCCAAAGAGGATGCAGAAGAATGGAGTCAAAGGTTGGAGCTAAGAGGTATAAAACATCCTAACCCTCCAGGTTCCCTTAACCGGAATAAATGGATCAAACCATCGCAGGACTGGGTCAAATGTAACTCCGACGGAGCCTGGCCCCATGATGGTGACACAGGAGGATTAGGATGGGTTCTTAGAGATAACAGAGGCAAAATATTATGGGCAGGGGTAAGATTGGTGTCAAAGACACGAACTGTATTGGAGATTGAAGCTGAAGCTTTCAGATGGGCGGTGATAAACTTAGTTCGTCTCCAATATCCCCGGGTCATATTTGAGTCTGACTCTCAGACACTGGTAGACCTGCTAAATGGGGAAGGAAGTAGGCCAACTATTGATCCAATTGTGCAAGATATCAGGCATCATCTTCCCCTCTTCGACCAGTGCAAGGTGGTTTTTATTAAGCGATCTGGTAATGGTGTAGCCGATAGGATAGCTCAGGAATCACTTTCTTTTCAGAACTTTGATCCTAAGTTGTATGCTATTGAGCCAAGCTGGTTAAAATCTTTGGTGGATGCAGATATTGTATAA
- the LOC104754161 gene encoding nuclear pore complex protein NUP62-like has translation MRIDFSEPECRNCYHCRTSGWLNNSQESQPRSVIGSSVTSIPVSPGPVQEHHSVTVGSTSTSFSFGSAPAAISTSTSLPFSFGPVQSVPATQSPATIANAFGSPSQRPASQAPVLATSSGSGASETSTSSSSSSDHSSSPFRLGSAPAATASVSSGPTQSIFKGPVQVNTGSGASATSTSSTSSPPQSSSFIGFAPAFTSVSSASTQPLFGFGASSAPTPTLFGVGAIQEPVQAGASSSAPCIGFPPVTSSSTTRTVFGGSLFGQTQRFGASSTSAFSRFGCVPASPASGSSAFTSVFGYTPPASSYSNRFGQNHRSIFDTHTEGLHSQFGSNSGANTSFPGFGVGYLPGTSSNLLSPNPPNFAGRSVGGVGPQPFGLNGATTASPSSPFSAPSIFSSNPNIGSQPFFASHGWSNHTEQGSRIPGYAPTTPDDGQNKPAWVLSTEKGEGTYISISASKPYQHKSHEELRWDDYKRGDKGGWFPGARTSPIGSRPNFDYTIPTGFFPGMTRYQSSISPPSTTVPPINSSVQRPHETATVPPPAHGCTACGATSSSSASGHSTFNGATSPPLAATTPPGMFFPTTGFGPMMFGTPLSVQGTTPPSAATTPPGMFFPTTGFGPMSFGTNLAIQVTTPALQAYPVQGYLFLPFAAMNLQ, from the exons ATGAGAATTGATTTTTCTGAGCCAGAGTGCAGAAACTGTTACCATTGCCGCACTTCAGGCTGGCTCAATAATAGCCAAGAATCTCAACCGCGCAGTGTGATTGGCTCATCCGTCACTTCAATTCCCGTTAGTCCCGGACCAGTTCAAGAACATCATTCTGTCACTGTTGGTTCCACCTCAACATCATTCAGCTTTGGATCTGCTCCTGCTGCTAtttcaacatcaacatcattaCCATTCAGCTTCGGACCAGTGCAATCTGTCCCCGCTACTCAATCTCCCGCAACTATCGCTAATGCATTTGGGTCTCCCTCACAAAGACCAGCCTCCCAAGCTCCTGTATTAGCTACTAGTTCTGGTTCTGGTGCATCTGAAACTTCCACATCCTCAAGTTCATCTTCAGATCACAGCTCTTCACCATTCAGACTCGGATCCGCTCCTGCTGCCACCGCATCTGTTAGTTCCGGACCAACGCAATCTATATTTAAAGGTCCTGTCCAAGTTAATACTGGTTCTGGCGCATCTGCCACTTCCACATCCTCAACTTCATCTCCACCTCAAAGTTCTTCTTTCATCGGATTCGCACCTGCTTTTACATCGGTTAGTTCTGCTTCAACGCAACCTTTATTTGGGTTTGGTGCATCCTCTGCTCCCACACCAactttatttggggttggggcAATTCAAGAACCCGTCCAAGCTGGTGCATCTAGCAGTGCCCCATGCATTGGTTTCCCGCCAGTAACTTCCTCCTCAACCACTAGAACAGTTTTTGGTGGTTCACTTTTTGGGCAAACGCAACGTTTTGGTGCATCTAGTACTTCCGCATTCTCCCGATTTGGTTGTGTCCCAGCATCTCCGGCGAGTGGCTCTTCAGCTTTTACTTCTGTTTTTGGATACACGCCACCAGCATCCTCCTATTCAAACCGTTTCGGACAAAACCACCGATCTATTTTTGATACACATACAGAGGGTCTTCATTCACAGTTTGGGTCCAACTCTGGAGCGAACACTTCTTTCCCCGGATTTGGTGTTGGTTACTTGCCTGGGACTTCCTCCAACCTATTAAGCCCAAATCCACCAAATTTTGCTGGTCGTTCAGTAGGTGGAGTAGGTCCTCAACCTTTTGGTTTAAATGGAGCTACTACTGCGTCGCCGAGCTCGCCGTTTTCAGCACCTTCTATATTCAGCAGCAATCCCAATATTGGATCCCAGCCGTTTTTTGCATCTCATGGATGGAGTAACCACACTGAACAAGGTAGTAGAATTCCTGGTTATGCGCCTACAACTCCAGATGATGGACAAAACAAACCTGCTTGGGTTCTCTCCACTGAAAAAGGCGAAGGCACATATATTTCCATATCTGCTTCCAAGCCTTATCAACATAAAAGCCATGAAGAACTAAGGTGGGATGATTACAAGCGAGGAGACAAAG GTGGGTGGTTTCCTGGTGCTCGTACCTCTCCCATAGGCTCAAGGCCAAACTTTGATTATACAATCCCAACTGGTTTCTTCCCTGGTATGACCCGGTATCAGAGCTCTATTTCACCACCATCCACAACAGTTCCTCCGATTAACTCGAGTGTTCAGAGACCCCATGAAACCGCTACTGTTCCTCCTCCAGCACACGGATGCACTGCATGTGGAGCAACAAGTAGCTCCTCTGCTTCCGGTCACTCCACATTTAATGGTGCCACAAGTCCTCCCTTAGCTGCAACAACTCCTCCCGGGATGTTCTTTCCTACCACTGGTTTTGGTCCTATGATGTTTGGTACACCTCTTTCTGTTCAAGGCACAACTCCTCCATCAGCTGCAACAACTCCTCCCGGGATGTTCTTTCCTACCACTGGTTTTGGTCCTATGAGTTTTGGTACAAATCTTGCTATTCAAGTCACAACTCCAGCACTTCAAGCCTATCCTGTTCAAGGTTACCTTTTTCTCCCGTTCGCCGCCATGAATCTGCAGTAA
- the LOC104753026 gene encoding defensin-like protein 278: MKSSFTFTIFFFVLLLTSCVVMSARMQESTNDILKPITCNTNEDCAKYCKGPIHNCIFHTCQCVPGNPNCC; the protein is encoded by the exons ATGAAAAGCTCATTCAcgttcaccatcttcttctttgttcttctccttACCTCTT GTGTGGTGATGAGCGCGAGGATGCAAGAGAGCACAAACGATATATTGAAGCCTATAACATGCAATACCAATGAAGACTGTGCTAAATATTGCAAAGGTCCAATCCACAACTGCATATTTCATACTTGTCAATGCGTACCAGGAAATCCTAATTGTTGCTAG
- the LOC104754162 gene encoding cysteine-rich repeat secretory protein 8-like — translation MAIFIRYTAPLFCFFFLFSLFSHQTMSQPQHMHTFCDDKLSDNFTQTSSYKSNRETLLSSLRDRSSLGTYSNATIGLSPDTVHGMFLCRGDLTKTSCSDCVKTATLEITKNNCTYRKTAIIYYEECMVRYSNVSFFTLVEDGPYVVKYPVAFFPTSLFSSFQKTLSTKLEQLIILTSSKSSLSSSTPYYVKDKSRVNDFEGSYTLDTMVQCSPDLDPANCSACLRLAAQSVSGCCTNARWAHFYLPKCFLKYDTTGLPSSQSPSGASSINVMKGLYHS, via the coding sequence atgGCAATTTTCATCAGATACACTGctcctttgttttgcttctttttcttattttctctcttttctcaccaAACCATGTCTCAGCCTCAACACATGCACACTTTCTGTGACGACAAATTATCCGACAACTTCACACAAACCAGCTCATACAAATCAAACCGTGAAACCCTACTTTCTTCTCTCCGTGACCGTTCCTCCCTCGGAACTTATTCTAACGCCACAATCGGTCTTAGCCCCGACACAGTCCATGGCATGTTCCTCTGTCGAGGAGACCTCACCAAAACATCTTGTTCGGACTGTGTCAAGACGGCAACCCTAGAAATCACTAAAAATAACTGCACTTATAGAAAAACTGCTATAATATACTACGAGGAGTGTATGGTTCGATACTCCAACGTTTCCTTCTTCACCCTCGTAGAAGACGGGCCTTACGTCGTTAAATACCCTGTCGCTTTTTTTCCTACTTCTCTTTTTAGTTCGTTCCAAAAAACGTTATCCACCAAGTTAGAGCAACTAATTATCCTCACATCATCAAagtcttctttgtcttcttctacgCCTTATTACGTGAAGGATAAATCACGCGTGAATGACTTTGAGGGCTCGTATACGTTAGACACAATGGTTCAGTGTAGTCCTGATCTTGATCCAGCAAATTGCAGCGCCTGCTTGAGACTTGCAGCCCAAAGTGTCTCAGGCTGTTGTACCAATGCTCGTTGGGCTCACTTCTATCTTCCTAAATGTTTTTTGAAGTATGATACAACCGGTTTGCCAAGTTCTCAGTCACCAAGCGGCGCATCGTCTATTAACGTTATGAAAGGTTTATATCATTCATAA
- the LOC104753027 gene encoding probable cysteine-rich repeat secretory protein 6: MTRIIEHLVVALFCFFLFSLGAMSQPFQNLTDCNKEPDAYQSNRNTVLSTLRNRSTLGSYYANATAGLTPNTVYGMFLCIGNISKTSCSDCVHSATSGIAETCESHDSSFIFSGDCMVRYSDVSFYSLVEASPSTSSYAPINSSDSPKFFNKTLPGKIDELVLKVPSSSSSPIPYFVEDQEHVSQLEGSYDIEAMAQCSPDLDPRNCTVCLEFVVQQFSECCSQSRWARILFPKCLLRYNISALQLNKTSLGVRKGDDIFGRTFLAIMIALLMGL, from the exons atgacaagAATCATCGAACACTTGGTTGTCGctctgttttgcttcttcttattctctctcgGAGCCATGTCCCAGCCTTTTCAAAATCTAACCGATTGCAACAAAGAACCCGATGCATATCAATCGAACCGCAACACCGTCCTTTCCACTCTTCGCAACCGTTCCACCCTCGGAAGCTATTATGCCAACGCCACGGCCGGTCTTACACCAAACACAGTCTATGGCATGTTCCTATGCATAGGAAACATAAGCAAAACATCTTGTTCAGACTGTGTCCATTCCGCAACGTCGGGAATCGCTGAAACCTGCGAGTCTCATGACAGCTCTTTCATATTCTCTGGCGACTGTATGGTTCGGTACTCGGACGTTTCGTTCTACTCGCTCGTAGAAGCTTCACCTAGCACCTCTAGTTACGCTCCGATCAATTCTTCGGATTCTCCCaaatttttcaacaaaacacTTCCTGGAAAAATAGACGAGCTTGTCCTCAAAGTACCGTCGTCTTCTTCGTCACCTATTCCATATTTTGTGGAAGATCAAGAACACGTGTCTCAACTGGAGGGTTCGTATGATATAGAGGCAATGGCCCAGTGTAGTCCTGATCTTGATCCAAGAAACTGCACCGTGTGCTTGGAATTTGTAGTTCAACAATTCTCCGAGTGTTGCAGCCAATCTCGTTGGGCTCGTATCTTATTTCCTAAATGTCTGCTCAGGTATAACATCTCCGCTTTGCAACTGAACAAAACGAGTCTTGGAGTTAGAAAAG gagATGATATATTTGGGAGAACGTTTCTTGCAATCATGATAGCTTTACTAATGGGTTTATGA
- the LOC104753028 gene encoding putative cysteine-rich repeat secretory protein 5 gives MTRINAHFAAASFCFFLFSLRAMSQPTQMRMDCTEFNNVTRTSPYLSNRDTVLSTLRNRSSLGSYSNATAGLSPNTIYGMFLCRGDLNRTSCSECVNATTLEIYESCFYRKTALVISNECIVRYSNTSFFTLVEDVPNTARYSPDSSLDSPQFFNRTLPEKLDELILRASLSSSLPVPYFVEDREHVTQLEGSYDLHAMVQCSPDLDPRNCTVCLNLAVQRLSECCSHALFVRIFFTKCLITYEISALQPNITSLGVTEGNGIFGGTFIAIMTTLVLPLMVL, from the exons atgaCGAGAATCAATGCACACTTTGCTGCTGCTtcgttttgcttcttcttattctctctccGAGCCATGTCCCAACCTACTCAAATGCGTATGGATTGCACCGAATTCAACAACGTCACTCGAACTAGCCCTTATCTTTCAAATCGTGACACGGTCCTCTCCACTCTTCGCAACCGTTCCTCCCTCGGAAGCTATTCAAACGCCACGGCCGGTCTTAGCCCAAACACAATCTATGGCATGTTCCTTTGCAGAGGAGACCTAAACAGAACATCTTGTTCAGAGTGTGTCAATGCCACAACGTTAGAAATCTATGAATCCTGCTTTTATCGTAAAACAGCTTTGGTAATCTCTAACGAGTGTATAGTTCGGTACTCGAACACTTCTTTCTTCACGCTCGTAGAGGATGTTCCTAATACCGCTAGATACTCTCCGGACAGTTCTTTGGATTCTCCGCAATTTTTCAATCGAACACTTCCTGAAAAACTAGACGAACTTATCCTCAGAGCATCCTTGTCTTCGTCGTTACCAGTTCCATATTTTGTGGAGGATAGAGAACATGTGACTCAGTTGGAAGGTTCGTATGATTTACATGCAATGGTCCAGTGTAGTCCTGATCTTGATCCAAGAAACTGCACCGTCTGCTTGAACCTTGCGGTCCAAAGACTCTCGGAGTGTTGCAGCCATGCTC TGTTTGTTCGGATCTTCTTTACTAAATGTCTAATCACGTACGAAATCTCCGCTTTGCAACCGAACATAACGAGTCTTGGCGTTACAGAAG GAAATGGAATATTTGGGGGCACGTTTATTGCAATCATGACAACTTTGGTGTTACCACTTATGGTTTTATGA
- the LOC104753029 gene encoding cysteine-rich repeat secretory protein 4, whose translation MATMIQSLSSLFCFLSLLSLLFSTSQTISQSDHIHMSTFCNQFSDNFTQASAYETNRDIVLTSLRLRSSLATYSNATTGITPDIVRGMFLCRGDISLSSCSDCVQTAALEISRNCTHQKEAFIFYEECMVRYSDSPFFSLVDERPYIIRYSLSYAPNLDRFPQTLSDKMDELIINATSSPSLSSTPYFVEDEVRVKQFEGSFDLDSLAQCSPDLDPTNCTTCLKLAVKEMLDCCNQSRWAQIFTPKCLLRYEATALSSPPPPSPSPPPPSPPLFPPSLLPPLVPSPPLFMRPSFGGSFSINAIKGNEIFGRIFIAVMTAYVLTLIGVM comes from the exons ATGGCAACAATGATCCaaagtctctcttctctcttttgctttctctcacttttatctcttctcttctctacaaGCCAAACCATATCCCAATCTGACCACATCCACATGAGCACCTTCTGCAACCAATTCTCCGACAACTTCACACAAGCCAGCGCATACGAGACGAACCGCGATATTGTACTCACCTCTCTTCGTCTCCGTTCCTCTCTCGCGACCTATTCCAATGCAACGACCGGTATTACTCCCGACATAGTCCGTGGTATGTTCCTCTGTAGGGGAGACATCTCGTTGTCATCTTGTTCAGACTGTGTTCAAACCGCAGCCCTAGAAATCTCAAGAAACTGTACTCATCAAAAAGAAGCTTTCATTTTCTACGAAGAGTGTATGGTACGTTACTCGGATTCACCCTTCTTCTCCCTCGTAGACGAGAGACCTTACATCATTAGGTACTCATTGAGTTATGCTCCTAACTTGGATCGGTTCCCACAAACGCTCTCCGATAAAATGGATGAGCTGATCATCAATGCAACTTCTTCCCCATCATTATCATCAACACCGTATTTCGTGGAGGATGAAGTACGTGTGAAACAATTCGAGGGTTCGTTTGATTTAGATTCACTTGCCCAGTGCAGCCCTGATCTTGATCCAACAAACTGCACAACGTGTCTGAAACTTGCGGTCAAAGAAATGTTGGATTGTTGCAACCAGTCTCGCTGGGCTCAGATCTTTACTCCTAAATGTCTCTTGAGGTACGAAGCTACCGCTTTGTCGTCACCACCTCCACCATCTCCATCACCTCCACCACCTTCTCCGCCACTTTTTCCTCCATCGCTACTGCCTCCATTAGTACCCTCTCCGCCCCTTTTCATGCGGCCGAGTTTTGGCGGGTCATTTTCTATTAACGCTATAAAAG GAAACGAAATATTTGGGAGAATTTTTATTGCGGTCATGACAGCTTATGTTTTAACACTTATTGGTGTAATGTAA